The DNA region ACTAAAGTGATATAATCAATATAAATTTATAATAGGAGTACGTTATGGATATTTATAAACATGGAATAGATATTGGACTTCAAAAAGTAAACAATAATTTCTTCCTTACAATGAAAGTAAAGGGAAAACTAACACATGAAGATTATGAAACGATATTTCCTATATTAGATAATGCTTTAGAAGGTATTACCCAACCCAAAATTAAAGCACTAGTTGATTGTAGTGAATTTGAAGGATGGGAACTTCAAGCAGCATGGGA from Malaciobacter molluscorum LMG 25693 includes:
- a CDS encoding SpoIIAA family protein; the encoded protein is MDIYKHGIDIGLQKVNNNFFLTMKVKGKLTHEDYETIFPILDNALEGITQPKIKALVDCSEFEGWELQAAWDDIRLGLKHGNEFEKIAIINNKKWLEISASVVSWFIQGEIKNFENEQEAFNWLDV